TGCTCCTTAATGTCTCCGCGCATGGTGGTGACAACCGCCTCGGCGGTTTGCCCCTCGGTGTCTCCAATCGCTATGCGGCCGTGTTCGGTCAGCAGGTCGCCGGTGATACTGTCAATTAACATGCCTTTCATCGCTGTTGTTATTTTTTCGGTTGCTCATAATCGGTGCTGAATATCTCGTAATCTTCATCGCTGACCGCGCTGATTTCAACTACCTGATAATTGGCTTCTGTCATTTGGCTGAGGGAATAACTTCTAATCACAAGCCGCCCGATATTCAAAGCGTCTAAAAATTCGCTGTGAACTCTCAGAGCCTCATTTGCTTCCAACAGCTTGCGAACTTCCCGCACCTCATTGGTCGGCCATTTATCGGCTATCTCTCCACCCTCGACACATTGCAAGCCCAGCACGATATTAACCGCCCAATCGCCGGCGTTTATATACTCTTTCACCGTGCCGTCTCTACCGGTCAGAGCCGTGCTTATAATCCTATGTTCTCGGCTGGCTGCTGCCACTGCATCGGCAAATGTCAGCCCCACGCCGTTTTCTCGCTCCAGTCTGAGGGGGCAGAGTACCCAGCGCCCCTCCCAATATTCCGGGTCGGTGATAGGCTGCCCAATCTCGTGCACGGTTATGCCGTCACGCTCAGGACTTCCGCCCAGTTCCTTGAAGCGTATAAGTTTTTTAGCCATGTGCTGCCCCCAGCTCATAGCTGCAAGATCTATGCTGACAGGTAATTTTT
This genomic stretch from Duncaniella freteri harbors:
- a CDS encoding DUF6046 domain-containing protein — translated: MSLIPQPSLGGKKLPVSIDLAAMSWGQHMAKKLIRFKELGGSPERDGITVHEIGQPITDPEYWEGRWVLCPLRLERENGVGLTFADAVAAASREHRIISTALTGRDGTVKEYINAGDWAVNIVLGLQCVEGGEIADKWPTNEVREVRKLLEANEALRVHSEFLDALNIGRLVIRSYSLSQMTEANYQVVEISAVSDEDYEIFSTDYEQPKK